TGAACAATTATGGTGAATATGTATTCGGCGGCGATCCCGTACCGCCAAATGGTTCGGGAGACCAGGGAATATCGCCGGTGTTCAATGTTGAATCAGGAGCATATATTTTCTCCCTGGTGGGGGATGACACGGTTGTTGCACACGTTCTGTCTACCGATAATCTGATCATCGATTCCTGGGAAACCAACGAAACGGTTAGGGTCGCTGAGACCGATGGATTGATGTATGCTTATACCAACCTGAATGGTACAGCGGCAGAGCGGAAATTCCTGAAGGTTGAAGTGGAATAGGATTATTTCCAGTCACTGGAATAAAACGGGCTTGCGTATGCCGGCAAGCCCCGAATAAGGCATCCGCATGGATGCCTTTACAATATGTTTAACGAGGAAATTTATGAAAAAACAGACGTTGATCATCAGTGTTTTTACACTCGTATTTGCTACGCAGGCACAGCAAAAAGGCATACTCAATAATGCCGACAGTCCATATGTGGCTTTTAAAAGTATCGATATCGGGGATTGCCGATGGACGGATGGTTTCTGGGGGGATAAATGGCGCCTGTGTGAAACGGTCATGGTCCCGCACATGGGTGAAATTCTTAAAGGCGATATTGGCCATGGCTACAACAATTTTAAAATCGCTGCCGGCCTGATGGAGGGCGATCACAAAGGCTGGTGGTGGCATGATGGTGACTTTTTTAAATGGATGGAAGCGTCTGTTTATATTTATGGCATCAACCGGGATCAAAAGATTCTCGAGGAGTTGGATGAAATTATTGCGGTGATCGGCAAGGCTCAGCAGGCTGATGGATATCTGTCTACACCGGCTATTATTCGGGATGATATCGATAAATATGAAAACCGTCGTTATCACGAAATGTACAACAGCGGGCATCTTTTCACGACCGCCTGCATTCACTACCGAGTAACCGGTCAGCGGAATCTGCTGGATATTGCGATAAAGCATGCGGATATGCTGTATAGAATCTTTAAACCGGAGCGGCCGGAGGTGGTTCGTTTCGGATTTAACCAGACGCAGATTATGGGATTGGTGGAGCTCTACCGCACGGTCGGTGATGAGCGTTACCTTGAACTGGCGGAAATATTTATCAATCGCCGGGGTAAATATAAGATGGAGGATATTCCAACAACGAAGGGTTATCCCATTGGCGATATGGTGCAGGAGCGTGTTCCGTTGCGAAAGGAAACGGAAGCCGTCGGGCACGCGGTGCTGGCTCTTTATTTTTATGCGGGCGCTGCCGATGTTTATTCGGAAACCGGTGAGCAGGCGCTCATTGATGCATTGGATCGGCTGTGGAACAATGTGACGCAGAAAAAGATGTATGTTACCGGAGCGGTGGGTCAGGCCCATTATGGCCGTTCATCGCGAAAGGATAAGATCGAGGAAGGTTTCATTGATGAATATATGATGCCGAATCTAACGGCTTATAATGAAACCTGTGCCAACATCTGCAATGCGATGTTCAGTTACCGCATGCTCGGGATTCACGGGGAAGCGAAATATGCCGATATCATGGAGCTGGTGATGTATAACAGCGGTATTTCAGGCATCAGCGCTGATGGCACACACTATTATTATTCCAACCCGCTCCGTAAAATTAAAGGAGCCATTAATTATAAGAAGATGGTTACTGAATTTCCGCAGCGACAGCCCTATCTGAAATGTTTCTGTTGTCCGCCCAATCTGGTGCGAACGATTGCTAAATCATCCGCCTGGGCCTATTGCAAAACGGAAAATGGCATAGCGGTAAATCTCTATGGTGGAAATGAACTGAATACGGCATTGCTCGACGGATCCACGATTAAACTCAAACAAGAAACTGCCTATCCATGGGAGGGTACCGTCAATATCACTATTCAGCAGTGCAAAGAAAAAGCATTCAGCATCCTGTTGCGTATTCCGGGATGGGCCGTTGGGACGACGGTCAAGATCAATGGAAAGGCGGTTGATGTTTCGGCCGGCAGCTATGCAACGATTGAACGCGCATGGAAAACCGGAGATGTTATCCGCATAGACATGCCGATGGACGTCCGGTTTGTCGAAGGGCATCCGCGAATCGAAGAGGTGCGCAACCAACTCGCCGTCAAACGCGGACCGGTCATCTATTGTGTTGAATCGCCGGATTTGCCCGAAGGGACTTCCATGCTGGATGTTTATCTGCCGTACAATGGAACGTATAATACGGAATATAAAGCCGATATGCTGGGCGGGTTGACCACCATCAATGGAGAACTGAAAATTCGTAAGGATCATGGCAACGGGCTGTATCACACCGTGCAGAAACCTGAGTGGCAGAAAATTAAGACGCAGTTGATTCCTTATTATGCCTGGAGCAACCGCGGTGACGCCGAAATGAGCGTGTTTCTTCCGGTAATCTGGGAGGACTGATCCAATCCGGTGAAAACGAGAAATCGAAACGGTCTGTAATCAAGAATAACGGGAAACTAAAAATGAAGAACGTACTGAAAATCGGTTTGTTATTATCTTTAACAATTAGCGCAACGGGGGTCTTAGCCGGCGGGAAACAGCCGGTAAAACAGCCCAATATACTTTGGATTATTTCGGAGGACCTTTCTCCTTTTATGGGATGTTACAACGATCCCGTTAATACAGGGCACACACCGAGTATTGATCGGCTGGCTGATTCCGGCGTGCTGTTCACCAGAGCCTTTGCCACAGCACCGGTTTGCTCCGCCAGTCGTTCGGCGTTGATTACAGGAGTCATGCAAACCACGACCGGAACACACAATCACCGGTCGAGCAGGGCAAACGAGGGGGAAGTTGTTCCGGAACCGGTGCGTATCTATCTTCCGGAAGGGATGAAAACGCTGCCGGAGTTAATGCGGGAAGCTGGATACTTCACCTTTAATTCAGGCAAAGACGATTATAATTTTCATTATGACCGTCGTGCATTGTACAGCGTAGGAACCATGGAAGATTATAAGGCGGGAATGAATGGCTGGCAGGGAAACCGTGCGGTTGATTATATTTCCTTCACGGTTGCAAACTGGTCGGACCGGCCGGATAAAAGTCAACCTTGGTTCGGTCAGATGCAGATCAACGGCGGAAAAGTCTGGGATAACCGGTATGTGCGCGAAGGTGAAATGCTTGATGACTATGATGTGGAGCTGCCTCCCTATTTTCCGGATACACCGGCGCATCGCAAAGCCTGGACAACCCATTACAATGCCAACCGCGGGGCGGATGTGCGCGTGCAGCAGATTCTGGATCAGTTGAAGGCAGATGGTGAACTGGACAATACGATTGTCTTTTTCTTTTCCGATCATGGCAGCAATACCTCTTTGCGTCATAAACAGTTCTGCTACGAGGGCGGGATGCATGTGCCGCTGATGATTGCAGGGAATCATCCCTGGTTAAAAGCGGGAACCGTACGCACTGAACTGGTTTCATTGCTGGATGTATCGGCCACGACTATTGCCTTGGGAGGCCTGAATGTACCTGATTATTATGATGGTCAGAATCTGTTCGGCAATGCCTACGAACCGGCGGAATATATTCTGGGAGCACGGGATCGTTGCGACTTTACGATTGATACTATCCGAACGGTTCGTTCTGAAAAGTTCCGTTATATCCGGAACTATCATCCGGAACGCACGATGTCTCAGCCGCAATACCGTGATAAGCAGCCGGTGGTAAAAGATATGCACCGTCTCCATGAAGAAGGCGGACTGACTGCCTATCAGGAAGAACACTGGTTCGGAAGAAGACCGGAGGAAGAGTTGTATGAACTCGCCTCGGATCCTCACCAAACGAACAATCTGGCGGTTTTGCCGGCATATGCGGATATATTGAAGAAGCATCGGTCTGTATTGGAGGATTGGCAGCAACAGCATGGCGATAAAGGGCTGGAACCGGAACCGGCCGTCAGTCTGCAGGGAACCTATGAACTCTGGAAAGATAAACCGGTGTTCAAACATGCAGATGTGAATCCGGAATATAATCAGTTTAGATAAATACGATTAAACGGCCCGGCCGGGAAAAGGGACTGTAGAATGAAAACATGTGGAATGCTTTTTTTTGCTGTATTGATCTTCGGAAGCCTGCAGGTTTCAGCGGATGAACAACTGTTATTTGATTTTTCAGAAGTCGACAGTATTAAAAATGCGGAAGCCAAGGGCGCTTCCTTTTCCCTGGTGACAAACAACGTCGGAACGGCTGTGCGGGTAGATACCGGTTCCGTCAGTAAATGGCCGGGGATGACGTTGTCGCTGGGAGGAGGGCTGGATGCCTCTGCCTATAAAACCGCGACCGCGCAGATCACTAATCAGGGCGATGTCCCGTTAACGGTCTACTGGCGTATCGACAGTGAGAGCCGTGCGGATAATGGGGAGAAGAATCAGAGATCCGCGAGCAAATCCATTGCGCTGGCGGCCGGGGAAACGAAGCGGCTACGGTATCCTTTGTTTCCGCATATTGACTATCCCGGCGTGAATCCTGATGAGTTTTTCGGGATGCAGGGTAAGCCGTTTTCCAACCGGCATGCTCTGTACCTGGAGCACTTGCGATCCTTTACTTTTTATCTTATTCAGGATGGTGTATCGCGGAGTTTTGAAATAGGAAAAATTCAGCTTGAGGATAAGCGGCCCGACGGAAACCGCGGGGTCAAAAAAGCGGTTATTCCCAAGAAAATGTTTCCGTTGATCGATGAGTTCGGTCAGTTTAAGCATGCGGACTGGCCGGGAAAAACGCATTCACTAAAGCAGTTGAAGCAGGCGCGAATTAAAGAAGATCTTTTTTTGAATAAAGCCGGACGTCCTGCATCCTGGAACCGTTTCGGAGGCTGGAAAGACGGTCCGCGGCTTGACGCAACGGGCTGGTTTCGTACGGAAAAATATGAAGGAAAATGGCATTTTGTAGATCCCGCAGGAAATCTTTTTTTCTCCCTCGGCATTGATGGCGTAAGTTTTCCTCCGGGTACGATTCTTGATGATCGCGAGCATTGGTTCGAACGTGTTCCTTCGGATTCTCCAAAAACCGCTGAATTCTGGTTCGGCTATAAACCGGGGCTTAAACGTTCACATTGGTATAATCGTGATGTTCGGGCTTTTCGTTTTCATAAGTTCAATGTCAGAAGGAAGTATGGAGAAAATTATGAGGAGGAATTTGCTGAAACCGCCTGCAGAAGACTGCCGGCATGGGGAATCAATACGCTGGGAAACTGGAGCGCACCGGATGTCTACCTGAAAGGTAAGCTGCCTTATGTGGCTTATCTTCGTCCGCAGTCAAAACGGGTGGAGGCATCGCAGGGTCACTGGGGTAAATTCTGCGATGTTTTTGATGAGGATTTTGTGATGAAGCTGGAAAAGCAGCTGTCGAGGTATCCAATTGCCGAAACCATAGATGATCCGATGTGCATCGGTTATTTTGTGGATAACGAACTCAGTTTCGGCGACACGGTTTCTCTTGCGCTGGCCTCCCTTTGTTCGCCGGCGGATCAGAAATCGAAACAGGTTTTTATTGCGGATCTTCAAAAAAAATATGGGGACATTGAAGCATTGAATTCGGTCTGGAAGTCTGAGCATGCCTCATGGAATGAGCTTCTCGATTATACCGAAGCGCCTGATCTGGACGCGGCGCGTGCGGATCTGGAAGCCTTCTACACAAAATTTGTCCGCACCTATTTCAAAACTGTGCATGATGTTTTGGAGGAGTTTGCGCCGAATCATCTTTATCTGGGCTGTCGTCATGGATCTCATGCGGCGATTAATGATGTCGTCATGCAGGCCAATATTGAATACGCCGACGTGGTGAGTTTTAATATTTATGCGCGATATCTTTCTGATAAGGCTTCCCGTCTTGCTCTCGCCGGCAATAAACCGATTCTGATTGGCGAGTTCCATTTCGGTGCGCTGGACCGTGGTATGTTTGACGGCGGTCTGGTTCCTGTTGCGGATCAGATGGAACGGGCTGACGCGTTTTCTCAGTATGTTTTGGACTGCGTCAAACATCCCAACGTGATTGGTTGTCATTGGTTTCAATACGTCAACTCGCCTACAACGGGCCGGGTGTGGGATTTTGAAAATTATCAGATCGGTTTCACAGATGTATGCGATACGCCTTATTCGGAGCTGATCGAAGCCAGTCGCGCAGTGGGTGAGCAGTTATATGGACCATAAAAAAGGGCATGCTTTTCACGGCCTCAGGTGCACTTAAACTACACCAAGACGACCGTTTTTTACAAGACATGACTTCCCGCCGTCCGTACTGTCTTAAACTATAAACTATAGTCATTATATATTCTAAGGAGCGATTATGAAGAACACGGACGGCAGGGGCAC
This is a stretch of genomic DNA from Pontiella agarivorans. It encodes these proteins:
- a CDS encoding sulfatase family protein — protein: MKNVLKIGLLLSLTISATGVLAGGKQPVKQPNILWIISEDLSPFMGCYNDPVNTGHTPSIDRLADSGVLFTRAFATAPVCSASRSALITGVMQTTTGTHNHRSSRANEGEVVPEPVRIYLPEGMKTLPELMREAGYFTFNSGKDDYNFHYDRRALYSVGTMEDYKAGMNGWQGNRAVDYISFTVANWSDRPDKSQPWFGQMQINGGKVWDNRYVREGEMLDDYDVELPPYFPDTPAHRKAWTTHYNANRGADVRVQQILDQLKADGELDNTIVFFFSDHGSNTSLRHKQFCYEGGMHVPLMIAGNHPWLKAGTVRTELVSLLDVSATTIALGGLNVPDYYDGQNLFGNAYEPAEYILGARDRCDFTIDTIRTVRSEKFRYIRNYHPERTMSQPQYRDKQPVVKDMHRLHEEGGLTAYQEEHWFGRRPEEELYELASDPHQTNNLAVLPAYADILKKHRSVLEDWQQQHGDKGLEPEPAVSLQGTYELWKDKPVFKHADVNPEYNQFR
- a CDS encoding glycoside hydrolase family 127 protein, whose amino-acid sequence is MKKQTLIISVFTLVFATQAQQKGILNNADSPYVAFKSIDIGDCRWTDGFWGDKWRLCETVMVPHMGEILKGDIGHGYNNFKIAAGLMEGDHKGWWWHDGDFFKWMEASVYIYGINRDQKILEELDEIIAVIGKAQQADGYLSTPAIIRDDIDKYENRRYHEMYNSGHLFTTACIHYRVTGQRNLLDIAIKHADMLYRIFKPERPEVVRFGFNQTQIMGLVELYRTVGDERYLELAEIFINRRGKYKMEDIPTTKGYPIGDMVQERVPLRKETEAVGHAVLALYFYAGAADVYSETGEQALIDALDRLWNNVTQKKMYVTGAVGQAHYGRSSRKDKIEEGFIDEYMMPNLTAYNETCANICNAMFSYRMLGIHGEAKYADIMELVMYNSGISGISADGTHYYYSNPLRKIKGAINYKKMVTEFPQRQPYLKCFCCPPNLVRTIAKSSAWAYCKTENGIAVNLYGGNELNTALLDGSTIKLKQETAYPWEGTVNITIQQCKEKAFSILLRIPGWAVGTTVKINGKAVDVSAGSYATIERAWKTGDVIRIDMPMDVRFVEGHPRIEEVRNQLAVKRGPVIYCVESPDLPEGTSMLDVYLPYNGTYNTEYKADMLGGLTTINGELKIRKDHGNGLYHTVQKPEWQKIKTQLIPYYAWSNRGDAEMSVFLPVIWED